GTGGGGGAATGGAGGGCGTGGGGAGGGTGGGAAAGAATCCCCaagcctccccccccccaaccccaacggcgcttccctctctccctctctcttccagGTCCGACGGCACTCAGAGGCGCACCCTACAGGTGGACTACATCCCCTACATGGACGGCTTGGCCGAGGAGATCGGGGCGAGGCTGGATGTCAAGCGTCTCTTCCTCGCCGACCCCCGCCTGGCGTTCCAGGTCTTCTTCGGCCCCTGCTCCCCCTACCAGTTCCGCCTGACCGGCCCCGGCAAGTGGGAGGGGGCGCGCGACGCCATCTTGAGCCAGTGGGACCGCGCCCTGAACCCCATCCGCACCCGCATGCTGTCAGGAGGCTGGCTGGCCTCGGACCTGGTGTCCTTGCCCAACCTGCTGTGGGTAATGGCCGTCGCCGCCG
This genomic interval from Chiloscyllium plagiosum isolate BGI_BamShark_2017 unplaced genomic scaffold, ASM401019v2 scaf_91390, whole genome shotgun sequence contains the following:
- the LOC122545026 gene encoding dimethylaniline monooxygenase [N-oxide-forming] 3-like, which encodes MEGVGRVGKNPQASPPPTPTALPSLPLSSRSDGTQRRTLQVDYIPYMDGLAEEIGARLDVKRLFLADPRLAFQVFFGPCSPYQFRLTGPGKWEGARDAILSQWDRALNPIRTRMLSGGWLASDLVSLPNLLWVMAVAAVLWVVLLLL